CATGATATGCAGAATGAATACatgaaatactatatttatatcaaGAATTTGGTATGCTATTGTTAGACACAATAAACGCCACTTTCCGACACATTGTATTTTTAGTATACTCCATAAAATTGAATGGAATAAAAGAACAGGTAATCATAAATAGCTATTTTATTGCATATCACATCACCTTTCCACCACTGTCTTCAAATTCAATGTGAACTGAACATTTTTCCTTGGTGGTAACACATCACAGATGGAACATTCCAGAGGAAAATAAATGCTTACATCATTTTACTTTGTTAGTTTTCGTAAGTATACAATAATAAGAACACATTCAACAGCAAAAAATGAGATAGAATTACAATTATGCAATAAACAAATCGGAGTTTAGTCTTCGCCTCCCAGGGAATCCGTTATTTCTTTCCTCCAGGAGGCTGTAGTGGTTGGCCTCTTTCTTTTCCTCGTAGTTTTATTCCAATTGCCCTTTCGATTTTACCGAGTACAATGTTGTTTGGTATTCCACGACCGGCTTCGTAATCGTTTACAATTTGAGGTTTTTCGCATATTTTAGTTGCCAAGTCTTTTTGACTCATGCCTTTAGCTTGTCTTCCTTGCATTATGAGTTTTCCCAAATCAAGAGAAACTTTCTCATGACGCAATTCTTCAGTCTCTCTATCAAGTTTTGCTGTGTTTTTAGTGGTAACGTGTTGTTTGTTGGTTCCAGCACCAAATTTTTGTTGAGTTTCAACTGGTAAACCTTGACGGCGTGCTGCATTTACAGCTTGTTCAGTCTTTAAAGCTGATGCTTTTGGTGGCTTTTTACGAAGGATCGTGACTGTATCCCAGTCAGACATTTTAACgcagataaaaatataccacTGGTTTCACAAGTTATCTGAATCTACAAAAATTTTTCTGCTTGCTTCGTGCGTGTCGGGCTATGGTTGCTGCTCCCGTCCTATGATTAGAGTTGTTTTTTCTTAATCGACTTCATTGTCTATTATTGTTCTAACTCGCTTCGCAAAATcgactaaattaattaaaaaaatcttgtaattaAATTGATTCAGCGAGCAGATcattcttaaattttatttgttttccgTAAATCACAAAACAATTTTGCTACATCGTCATAAACGGTTATCAAATCAGCTCATAAAGATTTGAAAGTTGTAACGAACGGCGAAAGCTGTTGTACTTTGATAGCCCGATTGGTAGAACATTTAACCGGACGTTCACTGCACTTGgtataatttttgtttggtttcCAAAACACCTGCTTGTTGTAACTTATGTTCAATTCTTTGGCGATACTTTTACGAACTTATTACctatatattgtttttataaaattagtctAATCTTTCTAAATTCTTATATCCAAACTTTTTTATACaggtacatattttagtagGTTTCTCTCGTTATGaatagaatagtttttttttcaatctatAACCTTGTCGTGTATTGCAAGCACTATTCGTAGCACTATCAAGTAGCAAAGTCAACATTGTCAAATGTCAATAATGTCAACTTGCAAAGCAACACatgatattatagaaaataataaataaagtacaatctaCCCTGCGAACAgcacataaaacatatttatgttgcACAGTCAAgtgcatttgtattttaaagaaacatgAGTAATGACATAAGCGACTCTGAAGAAGAAATACTAGTGTATGCCGAATTCGAAGATACAGTGAATATTGAAAAATTTCGATCAGTCCATGTTCTCGGAATAAATGAACAAAGTCCTATTATTCAGATGGATGATACCTTTTTCACAGGTTGATGTTGCTTTCATTCAATACacgaaattatttaatattaagtaataaattattatttaattatgtataactATACCAATTCTTATTAACAAGCTTATTTCACCACAacagtttatttacattacatttaaaaaaggaggaaaaatatgattttataatgttatttgattGATTATTTGCTTATATTTCAGGTAAGTTTGAACAGCCATTAGGaacatatttgttttttgaaGAAGATCCAGATCCAAAAACTGAGGACCCATTATTTGATAAATTGGctgaaaaaaacttaaaatatacatgTAAAACTAAGAAGTATTTGAATATGGAACATGCATATGTTACACCAAAAGAAGGTTATTATGGAATGCttactaatattttctaatagatgtaaattataattcttTCATATTTGGAACAAACATAATGAATCCTTGCTTTAAAAATGTGTCTGAGTCTGTTTTTCTGTACAGGTCATTTAGTTCAAAATCCGAAACAAGAAAACACAGACGATATTGaagtagaaaattttaaatctgTCCAGGAAGCACTTGAGAAGTTTAAGACTCATTTTGAATCAGATCCAAAGTTTGCTTCAGATTAATAAGGTGAGgaggtttttaattattttttacactagCTCTTTTCCATGGCCATGATTCCTTTAAGGCTATTGTTCAAGAAGTGACCTTTTACATTCTTGGGGTATAATCAAGCACTGTCAAgcttttcttctttcttctctGTTTTGCAATGTACCCACTTTTTCTGGCATTGTAATGTTTTCCTGATAGTTAACCTTCCATTAACTTAGTACTCATTATTCACGATTTTTCCAGGTTTAGAccctcattatttatttattgaattgttacagtataataaaaataaaaatggaagaTTCAAGTTCATTTTCCTGTTTATCTGACTTGGTGAATCATCACCTTGCAAATGCATGCAAAACACACCAAAAAGTtaatacaaaatcatttaaGCCTCCTTTATTAAATGTTCAAAGAGCTCTGGGAGATGTTGGAGAAATGTTGAAAGTGCCTGATACTAATTTAAGTATGAGTGAACTCCCCATTAATGAAGTCCTGGCAATACAATTAAACAATATGCTCAAAACAAAAGAGAGTGGCAGTCAACAACTTAAGGAAATTGAGAAAACCATGCAAAAAGTAACTCTTCATGAGTCTACTTTCATGATTGACTTAATACCAGCTATACAACTTTCTAAATCATTGCCAGCTGAAAACGATAGACAGATAGAAATACCTGTGGATACCgtagatgaaataaaaaaggttgAGGATGATTcgaatttagaaaaaatatccaACTTAGCAATAGTAGGCGAAGAATTACCTCCACTGTTACCTATAAAAACAGACATGAGGTATACACTTAAACATAAAATAGGGAAATGCTCCCCGTTTGGTAAAGTGCTTTGTGCTCGCTATAGACCTGTGGCTGCACCATATATAAAGACAAACATAcccataaataatatcaaagtatttgACTTCGCTACCCCATCTCCAGATGACATCATTATTAAACAGCAAAGAAAACCAGTCAGAAACATGAATGTGAATAATTTCTATATTGTTGAATAAGATTAAACTTTTTCATGtacttgttattattaaaatagatcaTATATTTTGCCACTCTGGTTTTCATGAAACAATCCATATAAGGCACCCCATCCTTATAACtattaaacttttgcgttgcatataatataataggatacgggaattaacgcgaatacgCATTTTACTTTGGAATGCCTAACATTTCGGCGCAAgttacactcgccgtggtcgccgGCTGACTGGTTAACCCCCAGCCTTTGTTTTTATCAACAACTACACGGTATTCATATATCtagctactaaaatatttaataaactttgatGTTTTGAATGCCACTTATCCGCCCGTGTACGACATTGCCTGGACAGacgtaattttgaaaatttctttgatCCTGGATAGTCtatatcatgtttattttggTTGTAAACATCTGCTAGATCTAGTTACATGTTTCACAGATAATGATTTAGATCTAATAATAAAAGACCAAGTaaccaaaaatatgaatatttggtAAAGAGTCGTTTAACAATCTTCTTAAAAATCttcttaaaaagacaactcccgcactaagaattgctcttgtgtcgcggggacttttacaaacatacaaacaacggacacagagcacaaccagacccgaaacaattatttgtggatcgcacaaataattgctccgtgtgggaatcgaacccacgacctcccgatgcagtggtttcggcgtggtgacctaataTTACCtatctattatttaattattattattattagcgcCGGTATTTTAGTATTCTTTCTTAGATTGATACGTGTCTATACCTAAATAATTGGACCAATATTATTATCAGACTAACATTATCCCACGCATTCATTAGTTAGAGTAAATACCTACAACCTTATCAATTGGGTACTTGACAACAGTCAAAACGagcgtattttcgttggtataaAATAAGTGCCTATTAAAATGTCTttgtctaaaataaatacaatttaatcattatttaccATTTAGTCTGAAAAAAATGGATGAACCTTTTATGAGTAGGTACAAgcttaattatttttcgttaacccagtcaagtaCTCACTTTGCATTCAGCACTTTATATACAAAGACATCTAATTTCCTTATTCCCCATGACTTAATATTTCCTGTAGCAACATTGTGTCACCAATGCGGGACTTCACCTAGTCAAAAATGTACTTATACTATAGTACGTACTCGATATAGGTACTACATAAATGTAGTTCTGTTAATACTGTGCGTCAAATACTATGTTAACGGTCGCCTGCGCACAAGTGTGTAGAAGTTGGATCAAGAAATAAGCAagttttaaacgaaaaattattagGTTTGTAACCTCCTAAAGaccattttatttagttttgtggGTGACATAGTGTGGGTTTTGATCTTTGCATGCCCGCTCTCAAGAAATGTGATCATGTTTTTCTTCATTGTTAGAGCTGAGCATATTATGAGTGTTAATAGTGTTATGTTATTCTTATTTGTTTCAGGAATATGGCTAACAAAAGAAAAGAAGGAAAAGCTGTAAAAGTGAAAACATTAGAACAAATTCTGCAagtcataaataaaagataCGTGCGAATTAAGAAGCAAGagaagaaaaataacaatattgtgcTTTACACGGTATTAGAagaacttttaaaaattatgcGAAAATGTGATAATTTGTTTGACAGTATGAAACCAAAAGTAGAGTATTTGGGTAGCTATTTCGACGGTCTGCGTGTGGGACAACCAACCGAATATGATCTTAATGTCATTCTAACTGTACacgttaattataataaaattatgttggaGTCTCAAAAACATGCATACACAAGTATAAAAATGCCTGAAGAATTTCGTAGATTATCGAAAATGCCCGTGACAGCTATGAAAGGATTTGATAAAACTGAGTTCTGGTGCAACTCGGATCATCGTTTATCAGTTCCTAATTTTCGAGCCTGGATGCAGGGCGTGGTCGATGCAGCATTATACCAACTACCAGAAGAAGATGGAAAAAGAATTTTAAAGGTTAAAGacaagatttttaaattaaattttaagatgTCGGGTCCAGCAAACACTATAACTATTCACTTAGACGATAGTTACGTTATTGACGTTGATCTAGTGCCGACCTTACGTTTTGAACTGCCCAAAATACCGCTACGTACACAGATTGACTTTGAAAAAGTGAAAAAGACTAATGTGCCCTATTATTTCGCTGTTCCAAAACCAAGTGATGATGATTTTAGTTGGAGATTGGCGTTTCCTTACCAAGAACGATATTATACAGACAATAAGAATAACTTGAAGAGTACCCTTAAActtcttaaattatttagagATGTTCAGGAATTTGACAAACTAgcaagttattttataaaaacgttgtTTTTGTGGGAGATCGTAGAAACGGATGAGAAATTTTGGAAAAAGAAGTCCCTTACATTTTTACTACTGCATATGTTGGGTAAATTGAGAGACAATTTAGCAGTTGCAACTATTAAAAATTTTTGGTGCCCTGATCATAATCTTCTAGAAAAGATTAAACCAGAAACCTGTAAAAATTGGTCTAACCGAATATCTAACATTATCAGTGACATAGAACGAAATCAATTCCGAGATCCAagtacagtaaataaatatttctcaaaacaaacaaataactgataagtataaatatattattgatttgtactttattattatttaataaaaaaataatgacacagtttttttatttttattttaaataataagtgtgcaattgttgttaattttaataagggTTTCTAAAGGATCATTGCGTACTTTATGTTTACCTACACTCAACAAGAGACTACTCAGTCCAACCTCACCTACCGTGATCAGCAGGTTACCGGTTGCATTGCATAACAtggatttatttcatacatatctgcctacaccttcggctTTAGTATGTGTGATTTTATTCAGGTATGTGTGAACATAAATTCTTATTGGTATTTATTGATCCCTGTGGGAAACGAACCCAATCGCAGCGATATCGGCCCTGTATGGTGATGGCGAACACTCTAAGCCACTACGCAACCGAGATGCGTTGCATCGTAATAGTTTATAGCTTTGGTATATACATTAGGTTCTATCAATCGGGCGATCGAAGCACAATAACCCTCGACATCGCTCctagaaattattttcaacaggacgcaaaatttaatatttctgttcGGTTTAGGTTAGtacttttaatcaaaatatttattcagctAATCCGTTTCTTCTCTTAATTCAATGTAAATACTTCATGATTATTCGCAGCATATAGCGGTTTGTTATACACAACTAGAATGCGATATTAACATAGTGAGGCTTATGTAGCCCGTACTCATTAAagttaataacaattatttttctgatatgGCAACTTTATAGAAAATAGCCCGCCCTCCAAACGGCCgccattttatttgtattgtatcgCCATTTCATTTCAATCGTGAGATGGAGAATTGGACAAGAAAGTGagacagaaataaaatattctgcttccttttgaaattaaaataaagtatttccAGGGTATTTGgaggaaatatttaaaacttgaaaACAGGTCAGCAACGTTGATTAACTTCCTGTCGTTATTGATGTGCCTTTCAATTTCTATCGTGACCGCGTCTCACCTCTTGTTGGAGTACAATGGCGTCCGTTTACTCGTAGCGCGTATGGATATTCCGTCATCCTTTTCTTGCATATATCGACT
Above is a window of Anticarsia gemmatalis isolate Benzon Research Colony breed Stoneville strain chromosome 2, ilAntGemm2 primary, whole genome shotgun sequence DNA encoding:
- the mbf1 gene encoding multiprotein bridging factor 1: MSDWDTVTILRKKPPKASALKTEQAVNAARRQGLPVETQQKFGAGTNKQHVTTKNTAKLDRETEELRHEKVSLDLGKLIMQGRQAKGMSQKDLATKICEKPQIVNDYEAGRGIPNNIVLGKIERAIGIKLRGKERGQPLQPPGGKK
- the LOC142983868 gene encoding general transcription factor 3C polypeptide 6-like isoform X2, translated to MSNDISDSEEEILVYAEFEDTVNIEKFRSVHVLGINEQSPIIQMDDTFFTGKFEQPLGTYLFFEEDPDPKTEDPLFDKLAEKNLKYTCKTKKYLNMEHAYVTPKEGHLVQNPKQENTDDIEVENFKSVQEALEKFKTHFESDPKFASD
- the LOC142983868 gene encoding cyclic GMP-AMP synthase-like receptor isoform X1; this encodes MANKRKEGKAVKVKTLEQILQVINKRYVRIKKQEKKNNNIVLYTVLEELLKIMRKCDNLFDSMKPKVEYLGSYFDGLRVGQPTEYDLNVILTVHVNYNKIMLESQKHAYTSIKMPEEFRRLSKMPVTAMKGFDKTEFWCNSDHRLSVPNFRAWMQGVVDAALYQLPEEDGKRILKVKDKIFKLNFKMSGPANTITIHLDDSYVIDVDLVPTLRFELPKIPLRTQIDFEKVKKTNVPYYFAVPKPSDDDFSWRLAFPYQERYYTDNKNNLKSTLKLLKLFRDVQEFDKLASYFIKTLFLWEIVETDEKFWKKKSLTFLLLHMLGKLRDNLAVATIKNFWCPDHNLLEKIKPETCKNWSNRISNIISDIERNQFRDPSTVNKYFSKQTNN